CAGGTATGGCGCCTCGTCGGCCGTCGTCCGGCGGATGGCGTCGCGATCGACGACCCACAGGCTCACGTATTCCCCACGCCGGGTGAAGCACTCCTTCGCGAGGACGTAGGCGAGCTCGCGGTCGCCCGCAAGGAGGCTGCCCACGTGCTGGTGGGGCTCGCCGCTCCGCTTCTGCCCAAAGACTTCGTAGACGCGCAGCATGGCGCGCACCCCCTCCACGACTTAGGCGGCCGGCACGGCGCGGCTCAGCGCGGCGCGCACCCAGCGGCCCTGCTCGTGGCTGA
The sequence above is drawn from the Clostridia bacterium genome and encodes:
- a CDS encoding phenylacetic acid degradation protein PaaB, with translation MRVYEVFGQKRSGEPHQHVGSLLAGDRELAYVLAKECFTRRGEYVSLWVVDRDAIRRTTADEAPYLHPSTDRRYRLGEGYRVTVEKWRRLRAALGDGAALPDEESPSDEHDAHEEVRA